The following are encoded in a window of Microvirga ossetica genomic DNA:
- a CDS encoding lipocalin-like domain-containing protein, with the protein MPDRAALLGTWKMVSWQREVLATGERTDALGPEPVGYITYGADGRCSVIVVKRDRPPPTTLPPTEEERVRLFDSMLAYAGTYTVDEEKVVHHVDASWNQTWTGTDQVRFYQLEGDKLMLRSAPAKDPHTGELGFHLVQFERV; encoded by the coding sequence ATGCCCGACCGTGCTGCCCTTCTCGGGACCTGGAAGATGGTGTCATGGCAGCGTGAGGTTCTCGCAACGGGCGAGAGAACGGATGCCCTCGGCCCCGAGCCGGTAGGCTACATCACCTACGGTGCGGACGGGCGCTGCTCCGTCATTGTGGTCAAGCGAGATCGGCCGCCCCCGACAACCCTCCCGCCCACTGAAGAAGAGCGAGTTCGGCTCTTCGACAGCATGCTCGCCTACGCTGGAACCTACACGGTCGATGAGGAGAAAGTGGTCCACCATGTGGATGCGTCGTGGAACCAGACTTGGACCGGGACTGATCAAGTCCGGTTCTACCAGCTCGAGGGGGACAAGCTGATGCTCCGGAGCGCCCCAGCGAAAGACCCTCACACCGGCGAGCTTGGTTTTCACCTGGTCCAATTCGAGAGAGTGTGA
- a CDS encoding DUF1330 domain-containing protein yields the protein MAVFLIANVKVTDESWIPEYAAKVHDIVAKHGGKYLSRSGNIRTIEGEEPDTTLIALVQIPSMEAVEAFVSDPEYAPFGKARQAGSISRFYVIDDTDVAGSIPYLSAGR from the coding sequence ATGGCCGTATTCCTGATTGCCAACGTAAAGGTCACCGACGAGTCCTGGATTCCCGAATACGCTGCAAAAGTGCATGACATTGTTGCCAAGCACGGCGGAAAGTACCTCTCCCGCAGCGGCAACATCAGGACGATTGAGGGTGAGGAACCTGATACGACCCTGATAGCCCTGGTTCAGATCCCCTCCATGGAGGCCGTTGAGGCCTTCGTGAGCGATCCCGAGTACGCGCCCTTCGGAAAGGCGAGGCAGGCTGGGAGTATCAGTCGCTTTTACGTCATCGACGACACGGATGTGGCGGGCTCAATTCCTTATCTCTCGGCGGGTCGCTGA
- a CDS encoding ISNCY family transposase, translated as MTVIGMSRPEIDRVHILRDVVAERITVREAAQLLRITRRQVFRLLKAYQTGGPTALVSRRRGKPSNRSYPAALRTEVLALITANYADFGPTLACEKLAERHGIDLGVETIRRWMIAAGLWQERRQKLKGVHQPRYRRDCVGELVQIDGSEHYWFEDRGPPCTLLVYIDDATSRLMHLKFVETESTFDYFRSTREYLEAYGKPVAFYSDKHAVFRVNGKGAVGGDGMTQFGRALHQLNIDIICANSPQAKGRVERANGTLQDRLVKEMRLAGISTLEAGNAFLPAFMADFNRRFAKAPYSDKDLHRPLSEDDELDDVFAWREERTVSRNLTLQYDQVLFILEPNAITLSLARQRVTVYDYPDGRFAIKHKGLELPYRPFDRRQQVDQAAVVENKRLGPVLAYIAERQKELDMSRSNSAPRRRGQGKSLFKVG; from the coding sequence ATGACGGTGATCGGGATGAGCCGGCCGGAGATCGATCGGGTTCACATTCTGCGGGACGTCGTGGCGGAGCGAATTACGGTGCGCGAAGCTGCCCAACTGCTGCGGATCACACGGCGCCAAGTGTTCCGATTACTCAAGGCCTATCAGACCGGTGGTCCCACGGCCTTGGTGTCGCGCCGGCGCGGCAAGCCCAGCAACCGCTCCTACCCGGCGGCGCTGCGGACCGAGGTGCTGGCGCTGATCACAGCCAACTATGCCGATTTCGGCCCGACGCTCGCCTGCGAGAAGCTCGCCGAGCGGCACGGCATCGATCTGGGTGTCGAGACGATCCGGCGCTGGATGATCGCGGCGGGTCTCTGGCAGGAGCGCCGGCAGAAGCTCAAAGGGGTGCACCAGCCGCGCTATCGGCGCGACTGCGTCGGCGAACTCGTCCAGATCGACGGCTCCGAGCACTACTGGTTCGAGGATCGCGGCCCACCCTGCACGCTTCTGGTCTACATTGACGATGCCACCAGCCGGCTGATGCACCTGAAGTTCGTCGAGACCGAGTCGACCTTTGATTATTTCCGATCGACCCGGGAGTACCTGGAGGCCTACGGCAAGCCGGTGGCGTTCTACTCCGACAAGCATGCCGTCTTCCGCGTCAACGGCAAAGGAGCGGTGGGCGGTGACGGCATGACCCAGTTCGGGCGAGCCCTGCATCAGCTCAACATCGACATCATCTGCGCCAACTCGCCCCAAGCCAAAGGCCGCGTCGAGCGCGCCAACGGCACCTTGCAGGACCGCCTGGTCAAGGAGATGCGACTGGCTGGGATCTCGACCCTTGAGGCGGGCAATGCCTTCCTGCCGGCATTCATGGCGGACTTCAACCGCCGCTTTGCCAAGGCGCCCTACAGCGACAAGGACCTGCATCGCCCGCTCAGCGAGGACGATGAGCTGGATGACGTGTTCGCCTGGCGGGAGGAGCGGACGGTCTCGCGCAATCTGACCCTGCAGTACGACCAGGTGCTGTTCATTCTCGAGCCGAACGCGATCACGCTGTCCCTCGCCCGCCAGCGGGTGACCGTCTACGACTATCCGGATGGGCGCTTTGCCATCAAGCACAAGGGCCTGGAGCTGCCCTACAGGCCCTTTGACCGACGCCAGCAGGTGGATCAGGCGGCGGTCGTCGAGAACAAGCGGCTGGGTCCGGTTCTGGCCTACATTGCCGAGCGGCAGAAGGAGCTCGACATGAGCCGGAGCAACAGCGCCCCGCGGCGGCGCGGCCAAGGCAAGAGCCTGTTCAAGGTGGGTTGA
- a CDS encoding class I SAM-dependent methyltransferase: MTTDSYMFGWSTGELQRLTRQAALVEPETEDLFRRAGITAGMQVLDVGSGAGDVALLVGRLVRPGGSVLGIEQSADSAALATHRAAAAGNVPVHFEVGDLNTYEPSADYDAVVGRFVLPYLADPPGVLRRLASRVRPGGVIAFMEFDVTRIESVPEAPLFRTAATWITRAFEGGSIDPALGSRLGTVFRDAGLPWPYLTSFQKVSCGPDGSYWLFAETVRTLLPQIIRLGLVTAEQVDIESLADRLREEAVAARLTAFSPRWVGGWVRVPLQSAEASGT, translated from the coding sequence ATGACAACCGACAGCTACATGTTCGGCTGGTCGACAGGAGAGTTGCAGCGCCTGACACGACAGGCTGCGCTGGTCGAACCAGAGACGGAGGACCTCTTCCGGCGCGCCGGCATCACAGCTGGCATGCAGGTCCTGGATGTCGGCAGCGGAGCAGGCGATGTGGCCTTGCTGGTGGGGCGGCTGGTCCGCCCCGGCGGATCTGTCCTCGGCATCGAGCAGTCGGCTGACTCCGCCGCTCTTGCGACCCATCGGGCTGCAGCTGCAGGCAATGTGCCCGTGCACTTTGAAGTGGGCGATCTCAACACCTACGAGCCCTCGGCGGACTATGATGCCGTGGTCGGGCGCTTTGTGTTGCCCTACCTGGCTGATCCGCCTGGCGTGCTCCGGCGGCTCGCCTCCCGTGTGCGGCCTGGCGGAGTCATCGCTTTCATGGAGTTCGATGTCACGCGGATCGAAAGCGTGCCGGAGGCCCCGTTGTTTCGCACCGCCGCCACTTGGATCACGCGCGCTTTTGAGGGAGGCAGCATTGATCCCGCCCTGGGGTCCCGCCTCGGAACCGTGTTCCGTGACGCTGGCCTGCCATGGCCGTACCTGACCTCATTTCAGAAGGTCTCCTGCGGGCCGGACGGGTCCTACTGGCTGTTTGCCGAGACCGTTCGCACGTTGCTGCCGCAGATCATACGGCTTGGTCTCGTCACGGCCGAGCAGGTGGACATCGAAAGCCTTGCCGACCGACTGCGGGAAGAAGCCGTGGCTGCGCGGCTCACTGCGTTCTCGCCCCGCTGGGTTGGTGGCTGGGTCCGGGTGCCGTTACAGAGTGCGGAAGCGTCAGGCACTTAA
- a CDS encoding PRC-barrel domain-containing protein produces MLKNGFFLWEASNEAASFHPVIGSDRVEGTAVYNQQGRQIGTIKRLLIEKVSGRVLYVDVTFGGFLGIGVHHRTVPWDKLSYARDLEGYRTDITKEQVQGAPSFCIEGDDELWPDRKRQQEMRDYWHDYPRGPI; encoded by the coding sequence ATACTGAAGAATGGCTTCTTTTTGTGGGAAGCAAGCAACGAGGCAGCCTCATTTCATCCGGTGATCGGGAGTGATCGTGTTGAAGGCACGGCGGTGTACAACCAACAGGGCCGGCAGATCGGCACGATCAAGCGGCTGCTGATCGAGAAAGTCAGTGGACGCGTCCTGTATGTGGACGTGACCTTTGGCGGCTTTCTCGGCATTGGTGTTCACCATCGCACGGTCCCATGGGATAAGCTTTCCTATGCCAGAGACCTTGAGGGCTACCGCACCGACATCACCAAGGAGCAGGTGCAAGGTGCACCATCGTTCTGCATTGAGGGTGACGATGAGTTGTGGCCTGACCGCAAGCGTCAGCAGGAGATGAGGGACTACTGGCATGATTATCCAAGGGGCCCGATTTAA
- a CDS encoding GntR family transcriptional regulator, producing the protein MAGKRQAQLKLATAGEAPEAPPRRSNRVNLFELAYERIEHLIVTCELKPGRFLAIQDLQEMTGFSRTPVHQAVSRLADDTLIVIRPRHGVQIAPIDLARERMLLQLRRDIERFVIRLAAERSGPSHRNQFLHIERLLRERRDSMTVEEFNVLDRRIDKLILTVAGEPFLEHTVRPLHTIFRRIGWVHHRHIKGDESLTTTIDCHLAVLNGVANRHINEAAAASDALIDFVDSMFDVMEREIDPSLLDCSLEPLIVPR; encoded by the coding sequence ATGGCTGGCAAACGGCAGGCGCAATTGAAACTGGCAACAGCGGGCGAGGCCCCCGAAGCTCCCCCACGCCGCAGTAACCGGGTCAATCTCTTCGAGCTCGCCTATGAGCGGATCGAACATCTTATCGTGACCTGCGAGCTCAAGCCTGGGCGTTTCCTGGCAATCCAGGACCTGCAGGAGATGACCGGCTTTAGTCGCACACCCGTGCACCAGGCCGTGAGCCGGCTGGCGGATGACACGCTCATCGTCATCCGGCCGCGGCACGGTGTTCAGATCGCCCCGATCGATCTCGCCCGGGAGCGAATGTTGTTGCAGCTCCGGCGTGACATTGAGCGATTTGTGATCCGTTTGGCAGCCGAGCGCTCTGGGCCGTCACACCGTAACCAGTTCCTGCATATTGAACGCCTTCTGCGCGAGCGGCGGGACAGCATGACGGTCGAAGAGTTCAACGTCCTCGACCGGCGCATCGACAAGCTCATTCTGACGGTGGCTGGAGAGCCATTTCTGGAGCACACCGTGCGGCCGCTTCACACGATCTTCCGCCGGATCGGGTGGGTCCATCATCGTCATATCAAGGGGGATGAGAGCCTGACGACCACGATCGATTGCCACCTTGCGGTCCTCAATGGGGTGGCCAACCGGCACATCAATGAAGCGGCGGCGGCATCCGATGCTCTCATCGACTTCGTCGACAGCATGTTCGATGTGATGGAACGCGAAATTGACCCGTCACTTCTCGATTGCAGTCTCGAGCCACTGATCGTGCCACGATAA
- a CDS encoding TRAP transporter substrate-binding protein encodes MNAYFRTILGTALLASTVLSASFASAQEIKERTIKLALANTPESAHGLGAKRFADVVSQKSGGKLKVRVYAGGTLGGEVVVASAMQGGTIEMSMMGPGLLTGMDKDFGIFDTPFLFDTFKEADAILDGPVGKKLLEKLPAKGLVGLSYWDHGFRVLTNSRRPVAKMEDIQGLKIRVQQIPVFIDTFTTLGANAVPLPFPELYTALETKTVDGQENPFVSIEVTKFYEVQKYASNTRHAYSPLLVLASKKFWDQLSDDERTLLLDAAKETQPYERETSRSLDAKAADELKSKGMTITEISSEERSRMREKLKPVIEKHYTTINGALVQELTAELQKVRASQ; translated from the coding sequence ATGAACGCCTACTTCAGAACGATCCTGGGAACGGCCCTGCTGGCATCCACCGTCCTGTCTGCCAGCTTCGCATCCGCTCAGGAGATCAAGGAGCGCACGATCAAGCTCGCACTCGCCAACACGCCGGAGTCGGCTCATGGTCTGGGCGCCAAGCGATTTGCCGATGTCGTGAGCCAGAAGAGCGGCGGCAAGCTCAAAGTCCGGGTTTATGCCGGCGGAACGCTCGGCGGTGAGGTCGTGGTCGCCTCCGCCATGCAGGGCGGCACGATCGAGATGTCGATGATGGGTCCCGGGCTGCTGACTGGGATGGACAAGGACTTCGGGATTTTCGACACCCCCTTCCTGTTCGACACCTTCAAAGAGGCTGACGCCATCCTCGATGGCCCAGTAGGCAAAAAACTGCTCGAGAAGCTTCCGGCAAAAGGCCTGGTTGGATTGTCCTATTGGGATCACGGCTTCCGCGTCCTGACCAACAGCAGGCGGCCAGTGGCGAAGATGGAGGACATCCAGGGCCTCAAAATCCGGGTGCAGCAGATCCCGGTTTTTATCGACACCTTCACGACTCTCGGCGCCAACGCGGTGCCCCTGCCATTCCCGGAGCTCTACACCGCTCTCGAAACCAAGACGGTTGATGGTCAGGAGAACCCTTTCGTCTCGATCGAGGTGACCAAGTTCTACGAGGTCCAGAAGTACGCCTCCAACACCCGCCACGCCTACTCTCCCCTCCTCGTGCTCGCGAGCAAGAAGTTCTGGGATCAGCTGTCGGATGACGAGCGTACGCTCCTGCTCGACGCGGCCAAAGAGACACAACCGTATGAGCGCGAGACCTCACGCTCCCTGGATGCCAAGGCTGCGGACGAGCTGAAAAGCAAGGGTATGACGATCACCGAGATCTCATCCGAGGAGCGCTCCCGCATGCGCGAGAAGCTGAAGCCGGTGATCGAAAAGCATTACACGACCATCAACGGAGCCCTCGTCCAGGAGCTGACGGCGGAACTTCAGAAGGTGCGCGCCTCCCAGTGA
- a CDS encoding mandelate racemase/muconate lactonizing enzyme family protein, translated as MKITAIETLRTEEFANVLWVRVHTDSGVIGLGETFYGAGAVEAHIHDTLAGRLLGRNPLHIEAIHRDMVNLPMAQSSTGAEYRAASAVDIALWDVFGKVCGQPVHQMLGGLCRDKLRIYNTCAGYKYVRSTNIKPVSNWNLGEAGGPFEDLDGFMNNADALAENLLESGITAMKIWPFDPAAIENNGLYITAEQMKTAIAPFEKIRKAVGDKMDIMVEFHSLWNLPTAKKIAKALEPYAPMWFEDPIRMNSPQALAEYARSTDVWVCASETLGSRWPYKEMLERDAAHVVMVDLCWTGGLTEGRKIAALAETWHRPFAPHDCIGPVGFAAAIHASFSQPNTLIQESVRAFYTGWYKELVTTVPTIKNGYVYPMEGPGLGVELLPAVFDRSDLTVRRSEP; from the coding sequence ATGAAAATCACAGCAATTGAGACTCTGAGAACTGAGGAATTCGCGAATGTCCTCTGGGTTCGCGTTCACACCGACAGCGGGGTTATCGGCCTCGGTGAGACCTTCTACGGCGCCGGCGCAGTGGAAGCTCACATCCATGACACCCTGGCAGGACGTCTGCTCGGGCGCAATCCACTGCACATCGAAGCCATTCACCGCGACATGGTGAACCTGCCGATGGCCCAGTCGTCGACGGGAGCCGAGTACCGGGCCGCCTCGGCAGTCGACATCGCCCTCTGGGACGTCTTCGGCAAAGTCTGCGGTCAGCCGGTTCATCAGATGCTGGGCGGCCTGTGCCGGGACAAGCTGCGGATCTACAACACCTGCGCGGGCTACAAGTATGTCCGCTCAACGAACATCAAGCCGGTTTCCAACTGGAACCTGGGCGAGGCTGGGGGGCCCTTCGAGGATCTCGACGGCTTCATGAATAACGCCGATGCATTGGCGGAGAACCTTTTGGAGAGCGGGATCACGGCGATGAAGATCTGGCCGTTCGATCCTGCTGCCATCGAGAACAACGGTCTCTACATTACCGCGGAGCAGATGAAGACGGCGATTGCGCCGTTTGAGAAGATTCGGAAGGCCGTCGGCGACAAGATGGACATCATGGTCGAGTTCCACTCATTGTGGAATCTGCCGACGGCCAAGAAGATCGCCAAGGCCCTTGAGCCCTATGCTCCCATGTGGTTCGAGGATCCGATCCGCATGAACTCGCCACAGGCGCTCGCCGAGTACGCACGCTCGACCGATGTCTGGGTCTGCGCCAGTGAGACGCTTGGTTCGCGGTGGCCATACAAGGAGATGCTCGAGCGGGATGCCGCCCATGTGGTGATGGTCGACCTGTGCTGGACCGGCGGCCTGACGGAAGGTCGCAAGATCGCAGCCTTGGCGGAGACATGGCACCGCCCCTTTGCGCCCCACGACTGCATCGGCCCGGTCGGCTTTGCCGCCGCGATCCACGCCTCCTTCAGCCAGCCCAATACCCTGATCCAGGAGTCGGTACGAGCCTTCTATACGGGCTGGTACAAGGAGCTGGTGACCACTGTTCCGACGATCAAGAACGGCTATGTGTACCCGATGGAGGGTCCAGGCCTTGGCGTCGAACTTCTGCCCGCCGTCTTCGATCGCTCCGATCTGACCGTGCGCCGTTCGGAACCGTGA
- a CDS encoding SDR family oxidoreductase, with product MSTNLFSLAGRTALVTGSSRGLGRSMAEGLAAAGATVVLNGSDQGRLTAAATAMKVAGYTVHEARFDVTDEAAVTATFERFDAEGIEIDILVNNAGIQLRKPMVELATDEWRKVIEANLTSAFVVGREAAKRMIPRGRGKIINIGSLTSELARATVAPYTVAKGGIKMLTRAMTAEWAASGIQANAIGPGYMLTDMNQALVENPTFDAWVKGRTPAKRWGKPDELIGTAVFLASSASDYVNGQIIYVDGGMLAVL from the coding sequence GTGTCAACCAACCTGTTTTCCCTTGCGGGCCGCACCGCCCTTGTGACCGGATCCTCCCGGGGCCTCGGACGGTCGATGGCCGAGGGACTTGCCGCAGCCGGCGCAACAGTCGTGCTGAATGGCTCCGACCAGGGACGCTTGACCGCGGCCGCGACGGCGATGAAGGTTGCCGGGTACACGGTTCATGAGGCTCGCTTCGATGTCACCGACGAAGCGGCCGTGACGGCAACCTTCGAACGGTTCGATGCGGAAGGCATCGAGATTGACATTCTCGTCAACAATGCCGGCATCCAGCTGCGCAAGCCCATGGTGGAACTTGCGACCGACGAGTGGCGCAAGGTGATTGAGGCTAATCTCACCAGCGCCTTCGTCGTCGGGCGCGAAGCGGCAAAACGGATGATCCCGCGGGGCCGCGGCAAGATCATCAACATCGGCTCGCTGACGAGCGAACTCGCCCGTGCCACGGTCGCCCCGTACACGGTGGCCAAAGGCGGCATCAAGATGCTGACCCGTGCCATGACGGCCGAATGGGCAGCGAGTGGGATCCAGGCGAATGCGATCGGGCCCGGCTACATGCTGACCGACATGAACCAGGCGCTGGTTGAGAACCCGACCTTCGATGCCTGGGTGAAGGGCCGAACACCGGCCAAGCGCTGGGGTAAGCCGGATGAGCTCATCGGGACCGCTGTGTTCCTCGCCTCGTCGGCGTCCGACTACGTTAACGGCCAGATTATCTATGTGGATGGAGGCATGCTGGCGGTGCTCTGA
- a CDS encoding L-idonate 5-dehydrogenase: MRGVIIHGPKDLRVEEVTVPPLGPHDVRVRIEAGGICGSDLHYYNHGGFGTVRVQEPMALGHEIAGTIDEVGSDVSLVSRGMRVAVNPSQPCNDCRYCRSGQHNQCLNMRFMGSAMRFPHVQGGFRERITVDEGQAIPIAPAMTMSEAAMAEPLAVCLHAARQAGSLLGAKVLVTGCGPIGTLAVVAARYAGASEIVATDVSSYPLSIASQVGATKTINVAEDPQGLAPYTQEKGTFDVLFEASGNEAALRGALDALRPGAVIVQLGLGGDMKLPINVIVAKELQIRGTFRFDEEFRLAVDLMGKGLVDVKPLLSQTIPFERAVDAFTLASDRSQAMKVQLTF; encoded by the coding sequence ATGCGCGGTGTCATCATTCATGGCCCCAAAGACCTTCGGGTCGAGGAAGTCACGGTCCCCCCGCTCGGACCGCATGATGTCCGGGTTCGGATCGAAGCCGGCGGCATTTGCGGATCGGACCTGCACTATTACAACCATGGGGGCTTTGGAACGGTCCGGGTGCAGGAGCCTATGGCTCTTGGACACGAAATTGCCGGCACCATCGATGAGGTCGGCAGCGACGTCTCTCTGGTCTCGAGAGGCATGCGGGTCGCCGTCAACCCGAGCCAGCCTTGCAACGATTGCCGCTATTGCCGCTCCGGCCAGCACAACCAGTGCCTCAACATGCGGTTCATGGGCAGCGCCATGCGGTTCCCACATGTCCAGGGCGGCTTTCGCGAACGCATCACGGTGGATGAGGGCCAGGCCATCCCGATTGCGCCGGCGATGACGATGTCGGAGGCCGCGATGGCCGAGCCGCTTGCGGTCTGTCTGCATGCTGCCCGCCAAGCGGGTTCGCTGCTGGGAGCAAAGGTTCTTGTGACCGGTTGCGGTCCGATCGGGACCCTTGCCGTTGTGGCGGCGCGATATGCCGGCGCTTCAGAGATTGTTGCCACAGATGTGAGTTCCTACCCGCTGTCGATCGCAAGTCAGGTTGGAGCGACAAAGACAATCAACGTGGCCGAGGATCCGCAGGGACTGGCACCCTACACGCAAGAAAAGGGAACGTTCGATGTTCTCTTCGAGGCCTCCGGGAACGAAGCCGCTCTCCGCGGTGCCCTCGACGCTCTCCGGCCTGGAGCGGTTATCGTGCAACTCGGCCTCGGCGGCGACATGAAGTTGCCCATCAACGTCATCGTGGCCAAGGAGCTCCAAATACGGGGGACGTTCCGCTTCGACGAGGAGTTCCGGCTTGCCGTCGATCTCATGGGCAAGGGCCTCGTCGATGTGAAGCCCCTGCTCAGCCAAACTATTCCGTTCGAGCGCGCGGTGGATGCCTTCACTCTGGCGTCAGACCGCTCTCAGGCCATGAAGGTCCAACTCACGTTCTGA